A window of Choloepus didactylus isolate mChoDid1 chromosome 23, mChoDid1.pri, whole genome shotgun sequence contains these coding sequences:
- the RASL10A gene encoding ras-like protein family member 10A, which translates to MGGSLRVAVLGAPGVGKTAIIRQFLFGDYPERHRPTDGPRLYRPAVLLDGAVYDLSIRDGDGTGPGPSPGSLEEWPDPKDWSLQETDAFVLVYDICSPDSFDYVKALRQRIAETRPAGAPEAPILVVGNKRDRQRLRFGPRRALATLVRRGWRCGYLECSAKYNWHVLRLFRELLRCALVRARPAHPALRLQGALHPARCSLM; encoded by the exons ATGGGGGGCAGCCTGCGGGTGGCCGTGTTGGGCGCCCCGGGCGTGGGCAAGACGGCCATCATCCGCCAGTTTCTGTTCGGCGACTACCCCGAGCGCCACCGGCCCACGGACGGGCCGCGCCTCTACCGGCCCGCGGTGCTGCTCGACGGCGCAGTCTACGACCTGAGCATCCGCGACGGAGACGGCACTGGCCCAGGTCCTAGTCCTGGAAGTCTCGAG GAGTGGCCGGATCCTAAGGACTGGAGCTTGCAGGAAACGGACGCCTTTGTGCTGGTCTACGATATCTGCAGCCCCGACAGCTTCGACTATGTGAAGGCGCTGCGGCAGCGCATCGCCGAGACCAG GCCCGCGGGCGCCCCCGAAGCACCCATCCTGGTGGTGGGCAACAAGCGAGACCGGCAGCGGCTGCGCTTCGGTCCGCGGCGCGCGCTGGCCACCCTGGTGCGCAGGGGCTGGCGTTGCGGCTACCTCGAGTGCTCGGCCAAGTACAACTGGCACGTGCTGCGTCTCTTCCGAGAGCTACTGCGCTGCGCTCTGGTGCGAGCGCGCCCCGCGCACCCAGCCTTGCGCCTGCAGGGGGCGCTGCACCCGGCGCGCTGCAGCCTCATGTGA
- the GAS2L1 gene encoding GAS2-like protein 1: MADLVAGIAGSAAKSVRPFRSSEAYVEAMKEDLAEWFNALYGLGLPGGGDGFLAGLATGTTLCQHANAVTAAARALAATHPAHGVAFQMHSVAPGSFVARDNVATFIGWCRVELGVPEVLMFETEDLVLRKNEKSVVLCLLEVARRGARLGLLAPRLVQFEQEIECELRAGPPAPNAPASGEDSAEAAAAPGAPTRGPRMTPSDLRNLDELVREILGRCTCPDQFPMIKVSEGKYRVGDSSLLIFVRVLRSHVMVRVGGGWDTLEHYLDKHDPCRCSSTAHRPPQPRARTFSPQRGSPTPSPRAGSPSPGGERRGSRPEVTPISLRSSKEGGETPLRPRDQLPPHPRSRRYSGDSDSSASSAQSGPLSGTRSDDTGTGPRRERPSRRLTTGTPASPRRPPAPRSQSRDQLERGRPRGSLGGREARLSAPSPARRARSQSREEQGMLLVRRDRDGQHSCLPRGRGSGGSGRSSPQTPRTRSPVAPRPPRVSSPSPKLGTPASVFRTPLQLDPQQEQQLFRRLEEEFLANARALEAATAGGTPTGPAPDPARAPDPPAPDSAYCSSSSSSSSLSFLGGKGGPPGDPARTANGLPRPRGPALSSSSDEGSSCPGVGGPPDALGSPLASLEPSQTWARGRMDTQPDRKPSRIPTPRGPRRPSGPMEPGAWHALHSVNPRAEPDSWM, encoded by the exons ATGGCAGACCTAGTGGCGGGCATCGCGGGCTCAGCGGCCAAGAGCGTGCGGCCATTCCGCTCAAGCGAGGCCTACGTGGAGGCCATGAAGGAGGACCTGGCCGAGTGGTTCAACGCCCTGTATGGCCTGGGCCTGCCCGGTGGCGGCGATGGCTTCCTGGCGGGGCTGGCCACGGGCACTACCCTGTGCCAACATGCCAACGCTGTCACCGCGGCTGCCCGTGCTCTGGCTGCCACCCACCCGGCCCACGGCGTGGCCTTCCAGATGCACAGCGTGGCTCCCGGCTCCTTCGTGGCCCGGGACAATGTGGCCACATTCATCGGCTGGTGCCGCGTGGAGCTGGGCGTGCCTGAGGTGCTCATGTTCGAGACGGAGGACTTGGTGCTGCGTAAGAATGAGAAGAGTGTGGTGTTGTGCCTGCTGGAGGTGGCACGCCGGGGGGCCCGCCTCGGCCTGCTCGCCCCCCGCCTTGTGCAGTTCGAACAGGAGATCGAGTGTGAGCTGCGCGCGGGGCCACCGGCTCCCAATGCCCCTGCCTCGGGGGAGGACTCCGCAGAGGCTGCTGCTGCCCCAGGGGCCCCCACCCGTGGGCCCCGCATGACGCCCAGCGACCTGCGCAATCTAGACGAGCTG GTGAGGGAGATCCTGGGCCGCTGCACCTGCCCAGACCAGTTCCCCATGATCAAGGTCTCGGAGGGGAAGTACCGTGTGGGAGACTCCAGCCTGCTCATCTTTGTGCGG GTACTGAGGAGCCACGTGATGGTACGTGTGGGCGGCGGCTGGGACACGCTGGAGCACTACCTGGACAAGCATGACCCCTGTCGTTGCTCCTCCACCG CCCACCGCCCGCCCCAGCCGCGGGCCCGCACCTTCTCCCCCCAGAGGGGGtcgcccacccccagcccccgcgCGGGCAGCCCGTCTCCCGGGGGTGAGCGCCGGGGCTCTCGGCCCGAGGTGACTCCCATTAGCCTCCGCAGTTCCAAGGAGGGAGGCGAGACCCCACTCAG GCCCCGCGATCAGCTGCCCCCTCATCCCCGCTCCCGCCGCTACTCCGGGGACAGTGACTCCTCAGCCTCCTCCGCCCAGAGTGGCCCCCTCAGTGGTACCCGCAGTGACGACACGGGCACTGGGCCTCGGAGGGAGCGGCCCAGCCGGCGGCTGACCACAGGCACCCCTGCCTCCCCGAGACGGCCCCCAGCCCCTCGCAGCCAGTCCCGGGACCAGCTGGAGCGGGGGCGGCCCCGTGGGTCCCTGGGGGGCCGGGAAGCCCGGCtctcagcccccagccctgcccggcGGGCCCGGAGCCAGAGCCGGGAGGAGCAGGGCATGCTGCTGGTGCGCAGGGACCGAGACGGGCAGCACTCATGCCTGCCGCGGGGTAGAGGCAGCGGGGGctcgggcaggagcagcccccagACTCCCCGTACCCGCAGCCCTGTGGCACCCCGGCCTCCCCGCGTCTCCAGCCCCAGTCCAAAGCTGGGCACGCCAGCCAGTGTCTTCCGCACGCCCTTGCAGCTTGACccccagcaggagcagcagctCTTCCGGCGCCTGGAAGAGGAGTTCCTGGCCAATGCCCGTGCCCTTGAGGCTGCCACTGCTGGCGGGACCCCCACTGGACCGGCCCCTGATCCAGCTCGGGCTCCGGATCCTCCAGCCCCCGACTCAGCCTACTgttcctccagctcctcctcctcatccctcAGCTTCCTGGGTGGCAAAGGTGGCCCCCCTGGGGACCCTGCCAGGACAGCCAATGGGCTGCCTAGGCCCCGTGGCCCAGCCCTGTCCAGCTCTTCTGATGAGGGCAGCTCCTGTCCTGGTGTGGGGGGGCCACCAGATGCACTAGGGAGCCCCTTGGCCAGCCTGGAGCCCTCACAGACCTGGGCACGGGGCCGGATGGACACACAGCCAGACCGGAAGCCCTCACGCATCCCCACTCCACGGGGCCCCCGCCGCCCGTCGGGACCCATGGAGCCCGGGGCCTGGCATGCCCTGCACTCGGTCAACCCACGGGCTGAGCCGGATTCCTGGATGTGA